From Candoia aspera isolate rCanAsp1 chromosome 4, rCanAsp1.hap2, whole genome shotgun sequence, a single genomic window includes:
- the LOC134496407 gene encoding olfactory receptor 6M1-like, which yields MLSSTEPQNQSITTFLILGFPNTRKVEIALFFVFLIMYFLTMTGNIIIIITVHTDNHLQTPMYFFLGNLSLLDMGYTSSTVPKLLSILLMNIHTISLVGCISQSYFFFFLGSAECFLLAVMAYDRYVAICYPLRYPVIMNRRMCVIFVIVCWLSGCLSPLVAALMLINLSFCGPNIINHFFCDIPPLLKLACIDTSLIQQIIFLLSAVVILSTFLCTIISYIYIGITILKIQSSHGRHKAFSTCASHLTIVSLYYGTVIFMYVSPTTRSSFDLNKVIAVIYSVVTPMLNPMIYTLRNQDMKRALKRIILRMQISKKELEVSKEFHL from the coding sequence ATGCTGTCCTCTACAGAACCCCAGAACCAGAGCATAACCACATTTCTTATTCTGGGCTTCCCTAATACGAGGAAGGTAGAAATTGCcctcttttttgtctttctcaTTATGTACTTCCTTACCATGACTggcaatatcatcatcatcataactgTTCATACAGATAACCATCTTCAAACCCCAATGTACTTCTTTTTGGGAAATTTATCTTTACTGGATATGGGCTATACTTCTTCAACTGTTCCTAAATTGCTTTCCATATTATTGATGAACATACACACAATTTCTTTAGTAGGTTGTATTTCACAGtcttactttttcttcttccttgggtCAGCTGAATGTTTCCTCCTTGCAGTGATGGCCTATGACCGGTATGTGGCCATATGCTACCCACTCAGATATCCAGTAATCATGAATAGAAGAATGtgtgttatttttgtgattgttTGTTGGTTAAGTGGTTGCCTGTCCCCTTTGGTAGCTGCCCTTATGTTAATAAACTTATCGTTTTGTGGACCAAACATAATCAATCATTTCTTTTGTGATATTCCACCATTATTGAAACTGGCATGTATAGATACATCACTGATACAGCAGATAATCTTCCTACTTTCTGCAGTGGTGATTCTGAGCACTTTTCTATGCACCATCATCTCCTATATCTACATTGGCATAACCATACTGAAAATACAGTCTTCACATGGGCGTCACAAGGCTTTCTCCACTTGTGCCTCTCATCTGACTATCGTTTCTTTGTACTATGGAActgttatttttatgtatgtaagTCCAACCACCCGTTCATCTTTTGACCTGAACAAAGTAATAGCTGTGATATACAGTGTGGTTACTCCAATGCTCAACCCAATGATCTACACATTGAGGAATCAAGATATGAAAAGAGCCTTGAAAAGAATTATCCTCAGAATGCAGATCAGTAAGAAAGAGCTTGAAGTATCCAAGGAATTTCATCTGTAA